One Williamsia phyllosphaerae DNA segment encodes these proteins:
- a CDS encoding MarR family winged helix-turn-helix transcriptional regulator → MTSSARLTPTELALWHQFKLVGEKVNAAVERDILAASELTGAEFGVLTRLVDLGDGALRQGELATSMRWNKSRLSHQITRMEKRGLVTRAAEDSSVVTVRITDAGERALRPARPAHAESIRANLTEKLTEGQRSALASAFAVLLED, encoded by the coding sequence ATGACATCCAGCGCTCGCCTCACGCCGACGGAACTCGCACTGTGGCATCAGTTCAAGCTCGTCGGGGAGAAGGTGAACGCGGCGGTCGAGCGCGACATCCTCGCGGCGTCGGAGCTGACCGGAGCGGAGTTCGGTGTGCTCACGCGTCTTGTCGATCTCGGCGACGGCGCCCTACGCCAGGGGGAGCTGGCCACGTCGATGCGATGGAACAAGAGTCGGTTGTCGCACCAGATCACCCGGATGGAGAAGCGGGGCCTCGTGACCCGCGCCGCCGAGGACTCGTCCGTGGTCACGGTGCGGATCACCGACGCCGGCGAGCGTGCGCTGCGGCCGGCCCGGCCCGCGCACGCCGAGTCGATCCGAGCCAATCTCACCGAAAAGCTGACGGAAGGTCAGCGATCGGCCCTGGCGTCAGCGTTCGCAGTATTGCTGGAGGACTGA
- the nrdE gene encoding class 1b ribonucleoside-diphosphate reductase subunit alpha, which produces MSPTVTPVKDATDASASTSGVHAGPAGHEPAEMDYHSLNAMLNLYDADGKIQFEKDREAANQYFLQHVNQNTVFFHDLDEKLDYLVEENYYEPEVLERYDREFVKDLFGYAYKKKFRFPTFLGAFKYYTSYTLKTFDGKRYLERFEDRVCMVAMTLADGDPELARNLVDEIISGRFQPATPTFLNSGKKQRGEPVSCFLLRIEDNMESIGRSINSALQLSKRGGGVALLLSNIREHGAPIKKIENQSSGVIPIMKLLEDSFSYANQLGARQGAGAVYLHAHHPDIYRFLDTKRENADEKIRIKTLSLGVVIPDITFELAKRNDDMYLFSPYDVERVYGVPFADINVSDKYHEMVEDRRIRKTKIKAREFFQTLAELQFESGYPYIMFEDTVNRANPIDGKITHSNLCSEILQVSTASTFNDDLSYSTVGKDISCNLGSLNIAKTMDSPDFGQTIETSIRGLTAVSDQTAITSVPSIQEGNNSSHAIGLGQMNLHGYLARERVYYGSEEGIDFTNIYFYTVLFHALRASNLIAKERGQSFGGFEKSKYASGEFFDKYTDHAWEPATARVAELFSEAGVHIPTQDDWRQLRASVREHGIYNQNLQAVPPTGSISYINHSTSSIHPVAAKVEIRKEGKIGRVYYPAPYMTNDNLDYYQDAYEIGYEKIIDTYAAATQHVDQGLSLTLFFKDTASTRDVNKAQIYAWRKGIKTLYYIRLRQLALEGTEVEGCVSCML; this is translated from the coding sequence GTGTCGCCAACCGTTACCCCCGTCAAAGACGCGACCGACGCCTCGGCGAGCACGTCGGGGGTGCACGCCGGTCCGGCCGGGCACGAGCCCGCGGAGATGGACTACCACTCGCTCAACGCGATGCTGAACCTGTACGACGCCGACGGGAAGATCCAGTTCGAGAAGGATCGGGAGGCGGCGAACCAGTACTTCCTGCAGCACGTCAACCAGAACACCGTCTTCTTCCACGATCTCGACGAGAAGCTCGACTACCTCGTGGAGGAGAACTACTACGAGCCCGAGGTCCTCGAGCGTTACGACCGTGAGTTCGTCAAGGACCTGTTCGGCTACGCGTACAAGAAGAAGTTCCGGTTCCCCACCTTCCTTGGGGCGTTCAAGTACTACACCTCCTACACGCTCAAGACGTTCGACGGGAAGCGCTACCTCGAGCGCTTCGAGGACCGTGTCTGCATGGTCGCGATGACGCTCGCCGACGGCGACCCCGAACTCGCGCGCAACCTCGTCGACGAGATCATCTCCGGTCGGTTCCAGCCGGCCACCCCCACGTTCCTCAACTCGGGCAAGAAGCAGCGAGGCGAGCCGGTCTCGTGCTTCCTGCTGCGCATCGAGGACAACATGGAGTCCATCGGTCGCTCGATCAACTCGGCACTGCAGCTGTCCAAGCGCGGTGGTGGAGTCGCGTTGTTGCTCAGCAACATCCGTGAGCACGGCGCGCCGATCAAGAAGATCGAGAACCAGTCCTCGGGTGTCATCCCGATCATGAAGCTGCTCGAGGACTCGTTCAGCTACGCCAATCAGCTCGGTGCCCGCCAGGGGGCCGGCGCGGTGTACCTGCACGCGCATCACCCCGACATCTACCGCTTCCTCGACACCAAGCGCGAGAACGCCGACGAGAAGATCCGCATCAAGACCCTGTCGCTGGGCGTCGTGATCCCGGACATCACCTTCGAGCTGGCCAAGCGCAACGACGACATGTACCTGTTCAGCCCGTACGACGTCGAGCGCGTCTACGGGGTGCCGTTCGCCGACATCAACGTCAGCGACAAGTACCACGAGATGGTCGAGGACCGTCGGATCCGCAAGACCAAGATCAAGGCGCGCGAGTTCTTCCAGACCCTCGCCGAGCTGCAGTTCGAGTCGGGCTACCCGTACATCATGTTCGAGGACACGGTGAACCGCGCCAACCCGATCGACGGCAAGATCACCCACTCGAACCTGTGCTCGGAGATCCTGCAGGTGTCGACCGCGTCGACGTTCAACGACGACCTGTCCTACTCCACCGTGGGCAAGGACATCTCGTGCAACCTGGGGTCGCTGAACATCGCCAAGACGATGGACTCACCGGACTTCGGGCAGACCATCGAGACCTCGATCCGTGGCCTCACCGCCGTGAGCGATCAGACCGCGATCACCTCGGTGCCGTCGATCCAGGAGGGCAACAACAGCTCTCACGCGATCGGCCTCGGCCAGATGAACCTGCACGGCTACCTCGCCCGTGAGCGCGTCTACTACGGCAGCGAGGAGGGGATCGACTTCACGAACATCTACTTCTACACCGTGCTGTTCCACGCTCTGCGTGCGTCGAACCTCATCGCCAAGGAGCGCGGTCAGTCGTTCGGTGGGTTCGAGAAGTCGAAGTACGCCAGCGGTGAGTTCTTCGACAAGTACACCGACCACGCCTGGGAGCCGGCCACCGCGCGTGTCGCCGAACTGTTCTCCGAGGCCGGTGTGCACATCCCGACCCAGGACGACTGGCGTCAGCTCCGCGCATCGGTGCGCGAGCACGGCATCTACAACCAGAACCTGCAGGCGGTGCCGCCGACCGGATCGATCAGCTACATCAACCACTCCACCAGCTCGATCCATCCGGTGGCCGCGAAGGTCGAGATCCGCAAGGAAGGCAAGATCGGCCGCGTGTACTACCCGGCGCCGTACATGACCAACGACAACCTGGACTACTACCAGGACGCGTACGAGATCGGCTACGAGAAGATCATCGACACCTACGCCGCGGCGACGCAGCACGTCGACCAGGGTCTGAGCCTGACCCTGTTCTTCAAGGACACCGCCAGCACGCGCGACGTCAACAAGGCGCAGATCTACGCATGGCGCAAGGGAATCAAGACGCTGTACTACATCCGCCTGCGCCAGCTCGCGCTGGAAGGCACCGAGGTCGAGGGTTGCGTCTCGTGCATGTTGTGA
- the serB gene encoding phosphoserine phosphatase SerB: protein MSPEPAPGAADAGSSIAVLITVTGPDRPGVTSVLLGALSRHGVILLDVEQVVIRGRLTLGVLVNCASDPESLQETVEQAMSSIDMVVSVEVGADPGVRTVSTHVVVILGNPVTARAFSALATELAGQRGNINSIRGIADYPVTGLELMVSVDKDNLRADVALRKGLAKVAKRHGIDVAVERGGLARRAKRLVVFDVDSTLIQGEVIEMLAARAGKEAEVAAVTEAAMRGELDFAESLHERVKALAGLDASILDEVAGSLELTPGARTTIRTLHRLGYHCGLVSGGFRQVIDGLAHELELDFVRANTLEIDDDNKLTGRVIGEIIDRPGKAVALRAFADQVGVPMEQTVAVGDGANDIDMLTAAGLGIAFNAKPALQEVADAALSHPFLDAVLFILGVTRDEIEAADAVDGTSRRVPLP from the coding sequence GTGAGCCCTGAGCCCGCGCCGGGAGCCGCCGACGCAGGGTCATCGATCGCGGTGCTGATCACCGTCACGGGGCCCGACCGCCCGGGCGTGACGTCGGTACTGCTCGGTGCCCTCTCCCGTCACGGCGTCATCCTGCTCGACGTCGAACAGGTGGTCATCCGCGGCCGTCTGACGCTCGGCGTCCTGGTCAACTGCGCATCCGACCCGGAGTCGTTGCAGGAGACGGTCGAGCAGGCGATGAGCTCGATCGACATGGTCGTCAGCGTCGAGGTCGGTGCCGACCCCGGCGTGCGGACGGTCTCGACCCACGTCGTGGTCATCCTCGGCAACCCGGTGACCGCCAGGGCGTTCAGCGCGCTGGCCACCGAGCTCGCCGGCCAGCGCGGCAACATCAACTCGATCCGCGGGATCGCCGACTACCCGGTGACCGGGCTCGAGTTGATGGTCAGCGTCGACAAGGACAACCTCCGCGCCGATGTCGCGCTCCGCAAGGGTCTGGCCAAGGTCGCCAAGCGCCACGGCATCGACGTCGCCGTCGAACGCGGAGGTCTGGCGCGCCGGGCCAAACGACTGGTCGTGTTCGATGTCGACTCGACCCTGATCCAGGGCGAGGTCATCGAGATGCTCGCGGCCAGGGCGGGCAAGGAAGCCGAGGTCGCCGCGGTGACCGAGGCGGCGATGCGCGGAGAGTTGGACTTCGCGGAGTCCCTGCACGAGCGCGTGAAGGCGCTCGCCGGACTCGACGCCTCCATCCTCGACGAGGTGGCCGGTTCCCTGGAACTGACGCCCGGGGCACGCACCACGATCCGCACGCTGCATCGTCTCGGCTACCACTGCGGCCTGGTCTCCGGTGGCTTCCGGCAGGTCATCGACGGTCTCGCTCACGAACTCGAACTCGACTTCGTGCGGGCCAACACCCTCGAGATCGACGACGACAACAAGCTCACCGGTCGCGTGATCGGCGAGATCATCGACCGGCCGGGCAAGGCGGTCGCCCTGCGCGCCTTCGCCGACCAGGTCGGGGTGCCGATGGAGCAGACCGTCGCAGTCGGTGACGGAGCGAACGACATCGACATGCTCACCGCGGCCGGACTGGGCATCGCGTTCAACGCCAAGCCCGCGCTGCAGGAGGTCGCCGACGCAGCACTGTCGCACCCGTTCCTCGACGCCGTGCTGTTCATCCTCGGTGTCACCCGAGACGAGATCGAGGCGGCCGACGCGGTCGACGGCACCTCGCGTCGCGTCCCGCTGCCGTAA
- a CDS encoding ABC transporter substrate-binding protein: MQVNGIFQRRRTVVSVVAVITATALAVAGCGGSSIPGGEGTIVTTTTRIAGADLVTPERAFDASCGTESTVDPGKPDIARIAVTDPALLDAVCALGLQARVVAIATEKSAIPRYLGPAVTSRPTIGSSPSADAARAARADVVIGYDASSAAPFGGRALTIDRTESWQDQFAAVADGLGRSEEGKTRLDAFAAQAKRAGARLDASHTQVGLVRFGADSETIEGTNSYAGTILSAMGAQRPASQRQAGAVAVTDDNFTDADADLIYVSFTDTAAAEKHGTSVMKSDQWLDMGAPGWGRVLVVTDDIWYGGKGLAAAPIVMDDVIRSLNRSSQ, encoded by the coding sequence ATGCAGGTGAACGGTATTTTCCAGCGTCGACGAACCGTCGTGTCCGTTGTCGCGGTGATCACGGCGACCGCCCTGGCCGTGGCGGGATGCGGCGGGTCGTCGATCCCCGGTGGCGAGGGCACGATAGTGACCACCACGACACGGATCGCGGGCGCCGATCTGGTGACACCGGAACGTGCCTTCGACGCCTCGTGTGGGACCGAGTCCACAGTGGATCCGGGCAAGCCGGACATCGCCCGGATCGCCGTGACCGACCCCGCCCTTCTCGACGCCGTCTGCGCACTCGGACTGCAGGCCCGGGTCGTCGCGATCGCCACGGAGAAGTCCGCGATCCCCCGCTACCTGGGACCTGCCGTCACCTCGCGTCCCACCATCGGGTCCAGCCCCTCGGCCGACGCCGCCCGGGCCGCACGGGCGGACGTCGTGATCGGTTACGACGCGTCGTCGGCCGCACCGTTCGGCGGACGCGCGCTGACCATCGACCGCACCGAGTCGTGGCAGGACCAGTTCGCGGCCGTCGCCGACGGACTCGGACGCAGCGAGGAGGGCAAGACGCGGCTCGACGCCTTCGCTGCACAGGCCAAACGCGCGGGTGCCCGTCTCGACGCCTCCCACACACAGGTCGGGCTGGTCCGCTTCGGCGCCGACAGCGAGACCATCGAGGGCACGAACTCGTACGCGGGCACCATCCTCTCGGCGATGGGCGCGCAGCGGCCGGCCAGTCAGCGGCAGGCCGGTGCGGTCGCGGTGACCGACGACAACTTCACCGACGCCGACGCCGACCTCATCTACGTCAGCTTCACCGACACCGCCGCCGCGGAGAAGCACGGCACGTCGGTGATGAAGAGCGATCAGTGGCTCGACATGGGTGCCCCGGGGTGGGGTCGCGTGCTCGTCGTCACCGACGACATCTGGTACGGCGGCAAGGGCCTGGCCGCCGCGCCCATCGTGATGGATGACGTGATCCGGTCGTTGAACCGCAGCTCGCAGTAG
- a CDS encoding SDR family oxidoreductase, with protein sequence MTTHTPAAAIVTGGSRSIGRAIAQRLARAGHPVLVNYAHGASDAEETVRSIVDAGGRAIAVQGDVASATDVEGLFATARAEFGEVGILVNNAGVSVLGELSELDDDAYDRVFDVSARGTYNGLRAAARHLADGGRIVNLSSTAIAVTTPRMGVYLAAKAAVETFTRVAAKELAPRGITVNAVAPGLIRSEMFADGKTPEQLAAIEKASPVGRLGEMSEIADAVALLTSSGASWISGQIVRVNGGVA encoded by the coding sequence ATGACAACCCACACACCTGCCGCAGCCATTGTCACCGGAGGATCACGCTCGATCGGCCGCGCCATCGCGCAACGACTCGCCCGCGCCGGGCACCCCGTCCTGGTGAACTACGCCCACGGGGCATCCGACGCCGAGGAGACGGTGCGATCGATCGTCGACGCAGGTGGTAGGGCGATCGCCGTACAGGGCGACGTCGCGTCAGCGACCGACGTCGAGGGGCTGTTCGCAACCGCGCGTGCGGAATTCGGCGAGGTCGGGATCCTGGTCAACAACGCCGGCGTCAGCGTCCTGGGCGAGCTGTCCGAACTCGACGATGACGCCTATGACCGCGTCTTCGACGTGAGCGCGCGCGGAACCTACAACGGGTTGCGGGCGGCAGCCCGGCATCTCGCCGACGGCGGGCGGATCGTCAACCTCTCGAGCACCGCGATCGCGGTCACCACACCGCGGATGGGCGTCTACCTGGCGGCGAAGGCGGCGGTCGAGACGTTCACGCGGGTGGCGGCGAAGGAGCTGGCACCGCGCGGGATCACCGTCAACGCGGTCGCACCAGGCCTGATCCGGTCGGAGATGTTCGCCGACGGCAAGACCCCCGAGCAGCTCGCCGCGATCGAGAAGGCCTCCCCCGTAGGCCGACTCGGCGAGATGAGCGAGATCGCCGACGCCGTCGCCCTGCTCACGTCATCGGGCGCGAGTTGGATCAGCGGGCAGATCGTCCGCGTCAACGGCGGCGTGGCCTGA
- a CDS encoding cytoplasmic protein produces MFENDRVRVLEYRDGPGDISVEHHHPDSVMITLSSFDRRISVVDRSVDVTLGAGEVRWLDEQRHWGENTGDTDTHTIFVELKEAAPQAAQETRLGPSVT; encoded by the coding sequence GTGTTCGAGAACGACCGCGTCAGGGTGCTCGAGTACCGGGACGGCCCGGGCGACATATCGGTCGAGCACCATCACCCGGACAGTGTGATGATCACGCTCAGCAGCTTCGACCGGCGGATCTCGGTCGTCGACCGCAGTGTCGACGTCACGCTGGGAGCGGGCGAGGTTCGATGGCTCGACGAACAGCGCCACTGGGGCGAGAACACCGGGGACACCGACACGCACACGATCTTCGTCGAGCTCAAAGAAGCTGCGCCGCAGGCGGCTCAGGAGACCCGCCTCGGACCGAGCGTCACATAG
- a CDS encoding beta-class carbonic anhydrase has translation MTVTDDLLTNNAEYAASFSGPLPLPPSKHVAVVACMDARLNVYGILGLNDGEAHVIRNAGGVITDDEIRSLAISQRLLGTTEIILIHHTDCGMLTFTDDDFKRGIQDEIGQKPNWSAESFPDLDEDVKQSLARIENSPFVTKTTSLRGFVFDVATGKLNEVTA, from the coding sequence ATGACTGTGACCGACGACCTGTTGACCAACAATGCCGAGTACGCCGCCTCGTTCTCCGGCCCGCTCCCCCTGCCCCCGAGCAAGCACGTCGCCGTCGTCGCATGCATGGACGCCCGCCTCAACGTGTACGGAATCCTCGGCCTGAACGACGGTGAGGCGCACGTCATCCGCAACGCGGGCGGCGTCATCACCGACGACGAGATCCGTTCGCTCGCGATCAGCCAACGCCTGCTCGGCACCACCGAGATCATCCTGATCCATCACACCGACTGCGGGATGCTCACCTTCACCGACGACGACTTCAAGCGCGGCATCCAGGACGAGATCGGCCAGAAGCCGAACTGGTCGGCCGAGTCCTTCCCCGACCTCGACGAGGACGTCAAGCAGTCCCTCGCCCGCATCGAGAACAGCCCGTTCGTCACCAAGACCACGTCGCTGCGCGGCTTCGTCTTCGACGTCGCCACCGGCAAGCTCAACGAGGTCACCGCGTAG
- the ctaD gene encoding aa3-type cytochrome oxidase subunit I, with amino-acid sequence MTALDQPTQVVPARAYPARTGPKGSFIYKMITTTDHKVLGIMYLVTCFGFFLIGGLMALLMRGELAVPGMQFLSTEQYNQLFTMHGTVMLLLYATPIVIGFANVVLPLQIGAPDVAFPRLNAFSYWLFLFGGLIVISGFVTPGGAADFGWTAYTPLTDAIHSPGAGADLWIMGLAVGGLGTILGAVNMVTTVVCLRAPGMTMFRMPIFTWNILVTSVLILLAFPLLTAALMGLEVDRQFGAHLYDPANGGVILWQHLFWFFGHPEVYIIALPFFGIVSEIFPVFSRKPIFGYSTLIYATLAIAALSVAVWAHHMYATGAVLLPFFAFMTFIIAVPTGVKFFNWIGTMWKGHLTFETPMLFSVGFLVTFLFGGLTGVLLASPPLDFHLSDSYFVVAHFHYVLFGTIVFATYAGIYFWFPKMTGRMMDEKLGKIHFWLTFIGFHATFLVQHWLGNEGMPRRYADYLPSDGFTTLNIFSTVGAFILGLSTLPFLWNVFRSYRYGEVVTVDDPWGFGNSLEWATSCPPPRHNFTELPRIRSERPAFELHYPHMIERMHAEAHVGQASKHMEEAKRDPVTVGTHESSTEADPN; translated from the coding sequence GTGACCGCCCTCGACCAGCCCACCCAGGTGGTTCCGGCTCGGGCCTACCCGGCCCGTACCGGGCCAAAGGGCTCGTTCATCTACAAGATGATCACGACGACCGACCACAAGGTGCTCGGCATCATGTACTTGGTCACGTGTTTCGGCTTCTTCCTGATCGGTGGCCTCATGGCGCTGCTGATGCGTGGTGAGTTGGCCGTTCCGGGCATGCAGTTCCTGTCGACGGAGCAGTACAACCAGCTGTTCACGATGCACGGCACCGTGATGCTGCTGCTGTACGCGACCCCGATCGTCATCGGCTTCGCGAACGTGGTGCTCCCGCTGCAGATCGGCGCACCCGACGTCGCGTTCCCGCGTCTCAACGCCTTCAGCTACTGGCTGTTCCTCTTCGGCGGACTGATCGTCATCAGCGGCTTCGTCACCCCCGGTGGTGCCGCCGACTTCGGTTGGACCGCGTACACCCCGCTGACCGACGCGATCCATTCGCCCGGCGCCGGCGCCGACCTGTGGATCATGGGCCTGGCCGTGGGTGGTCTCGGCACCATCCTCGGTGCGGTCAACATGGTCACCACCGTGGTCTGCCTCCGTGCGCCCGGTATGACGATGTTCCGCATGCCGATCTTCACCTGGAACATCCTGGTGACCAGCGTTCTGATCCTGCTCGCGTTCCCGCTGCTGACCGCCGCGCTGATGGGTCTCGAGGTCGACCGACAATTCGGCGCCCATCTCTACGACCCGGCCAACGGTGGTGTGATCCTCTGGCAGCATCTGTTCTGGTTCTTCGGTCACCCGGAGGTCTACATCATCGCGCTGCCGTTCTTCGGCATCGTCTCGGAGATCTTCCCGGTGTTCTCCCGCAAGCCGATCTTCGGTTACTCGACGCTGATCTACGCGACGCTGGCCATCGCGGCGCTGTCGGTGGCCGTCTGGGCGCACCACATGTACGCCACCGGCGCGGTGCTCCTACCGTTCTTCGCCTTCATGACGTTCATCATCGCGGTGCCCACCGGAGTGAAATTCTTCAACTGGATAGGCACGATGTGGAAGGGGCATCTGACCTTCGAGACACCGATGCTCTTCTCGGTCGGCTTCCTCGTGACCTTCCTCTTCGGTGGTCTGACCGGTGTGCTGCTCGCCAGCCCGCCCCTGGACTTCCACCTGTCCGACAGCTACTTCGTCGTGGCGCACTTCCACTACGTCCTCTTCGGCACCATCGTGTTCGCCACCTACGCGGGCATCTACTTCTGGTTCCCGAAGATGACCGGCCGCATGATGGACGAGAAGCTGGGCAAGATCCACTTCTGGCTGACCTTCATCGGTTTCCACGCGACCTTCCTCGTCCAGCACTGGCTGGGCAACGAGGGCATGCCGCGCCGCTACGCCGACTACCTGCCGTCGGACGGGTTCACCACGTTGAACATCTTCTCGACGGTCGGTGCGTTCATCCTGGGTCTGTCGACGCTGCCGTTCCTGTGGAACGTCTTCCGTAGCTACCGCTACGGCGAGGTCGTGACCGTGGACGACCCGTGGGGCTTCGGCAACTCGCTCGAGTGGGCCACCAGCTGCCCGCCGCCGCGCCACAACTTCACCGAGCTGCCCCGGATCCGTTCCGAGCGGCCCGCGTTCGAGCTGCACTATCCGCACATGATCGAGCGGATGCACGCCGAGGCGCACGTCGGCCAGGCGAGCAAGCACATGGAAGAGGCCAAGCGAGATCCGGTGACCGTCGGCACGCACGAGTCGTCGACAGAAGCCGATCCCAACTGA
- the nrdF gene encoding class 1b ribonucleoside-diphosphate reductase subunit beta, producing the protein MTSTQSHSPADGAPIKLVSRVSAINWNRVPDEKDAEVWDRLTGNFWLPEKVPVSNDIPSWGTLTDLEKQLTMRVFTGLTLLDTIQGTVGAVSLIPDAATPHEEAVLTNIAFMESVHAKSYSSIFSTLCSTKDIDEAFRWSEENVNVQRKANIVMDYYRGDDPLKRKVASTLLESFLFYSGFYLPMYWSSRAKLTNTADLIRLIIRDEAVHGYYIGYKYQRALEVCTPERRQELKDYTFELLFELYDNETDYTETLYDEVGLTEDVKKFLRYNANKALMNLGYEAMFPRDETDVNPAILSALSPNADENHDFFSGSGSSYVIGKAVNTEDDDWDF; encoded by the coding sequence ATGACGTCCACCCAGAGCCATTCGCCTGCCGATGGCGCACCGATCAAGTTGGTCAGCCGGGTCTCGGCCATCAACTGGAACCGTGTTCCCGACGAGAAGGACGCCGAGGTCTGGGATCGCCTGACCGGTAACTTCTGGCTGCCCGAGAAGGTGCCGGTGTCCAACGACATCCCGTCGTGGGGCACGCTCACCGATCTCGAGAAGCAGCTCACCATGCGGGTCTTCACCGGCCTGACGCTGCTCGACACCATCCAGGGCACGGTCGGCGCGGTCTCGCTGATCCCGGACGCGGCGACCCCGCACGAGGAGGCGGTGCTCACCAACATCGCGTTCATGGAGTCGGTGCACGCCAAGTCCTACAGCTCGATCTTCTCGACGCTGTGCTCCACCAAGGACATCGACGAGGCGTTCCGCTGGTCGGAGGAGAACGTCAACGTCCAGCGCAAGGCCAACATCGTGATGGACTACTACCGTGGCGACGACCCGCTCAAGCGCAAGGTCGCCTCGACGCTGCTGGAGTCGTTCCTGTTCTACTCGGGCTTCTACCTGCCGATGTACTGGTCGAGCCGCGCAAAGCTCACCAACACAGCCGATCTCATCCGTCTGATCATCCGTGACGAGGCCGTGCACGGGTACTACATCGGATACAAGTACCAGCGCGCGCTGGAGGTGTGCACCCCCGAGCGCCGCCAGGAGCTCAAGGACTACACCTTCGAGCTGCTCTTCGAGCTGTACGACAACGAGACCGACTACACCGAGACCCTCTACGACGAGGTCGGTCTCACCGAGGACGTCAAGAAGTTCCTGCGCTACAACGCGAACAAGGCCCTGATGAATCTGGGCTACGAGGCGATGTTCCCGCGCGACGAGACCGACGTGAACCCGGCGATCCTCTCGGCGCTGTCGCCGAACGCCGACGAGAACCACGACTTCTTCTCCGGGTCGGGCAGCTCGTACGTCATCGGCAAGGCCGTCAACACCGAAGACGACGACTGGGATTTCTAG